The Burkholderia mayonis DNA window ATCCCGAGCCCGCTGTCCATCACCGAGAACACCGCCTGTGCGCCGTCGCGGCGCCATTCGACGCGGATCTTCCCGCCCTCCGGCGTATAGCGGATCGCATTCGTCACGAGATTGCCGAGCGCGCTGAAGATCTCGGTCTGCGCGCCCGTCACCGCGAGCGTCTCGTCGACCTTGAACGAGATCTCGTGATACCCGTTCGACAGCGTTTGCGCATCGTCCTTCAGATGGTCGAGCACCGTGCGCATGTCGACCGCGCGATCGGCGGGCGGCTTGCCCTCGCCTTCGAGCTTCGCGAGCACGAGCAGATCGGTGACGATCGAACGCATCCGCAACGCCTGCTGCTCCATCAGCTCGAGATAGCGCGCGCGCTCGTCGTCAGACAGCGGCAGCTCGCGCATCGTCTCGAGAAAGCCCGACAGCACGGTGAGCGGCGTCTTCAGTTCGTGCGACACGTTGGCGACGAAGTCGCGCCGCATCGCGTCGGTGCGCTCGAGCTCGGTGATGTCCTGCGTGAGCAGCAGCTTGCGGTTCTCGCCGTACGGAAACACCTGTACGGCGAGCACGTTCTGCCGGTTGCCGCCCATGCCGCGCATCACGAGCGTCTCGTCGTAGTGCTGGCCGTTCAGGTAGCGGACGAAGTCCGGATGACGGACGAGATGCGTGACGTGCTGGCGCAGGTCGCGCTTCGCGTCGAGCCCGAAATGCACTTCGGCGATCGCATTGCACCACTCGATCTGATCGCGGTCGTCGAGCATCGCGACGCCGTTCGGCGACGCCTGGATCGCCTGGATGAAGCGCGAATGCTGCTGCTCGACCTGGCGCACCTGCGCGTGCCATTGCTTGGCGAGCTTGTGCAGCCGGTAGTAGATCTCGCCCCAGATGCCCGGCGCGCTAGGCACCTCGCCGTATACCGGCGCGTCGAGCAGGCGCCAGAGGCGCTGCGTGTGGAACGTGCTGAAGAAGCCCTGCGCGACGAGCATCACGAGCGCGAACGCGAACCCCGGCACCGGGCCTGCGAATACGCCGATCGCCACGCTGACGAACGCGAGCAAGACGAGCGACACCATAAAGCGCGCCCAGATGATGTTCATGATTCGGCGCCCGACGAAAGATGAAAACGATGAGCCCGGCGCGGCGCGCACCCCTCGCGCCGCGGGCCGTCACGCGTGCTTCGCGAGGCGATAGCCGCTGCCGCGAACGGTTTCGATCATAGCATCGCAGCCGGCGGGCTTGAGCGCGGCGCGCAGCCGCTTGATGTGCACGTCGACCGTGCGCTCCTCGACGAACACGTGGTCGCCCCACACCTGGTCGAGCAGCTGCGTGCGGCTGTGGACGCGCTCCGGATGAGTCATGAAGAAATGCAGCAGACGGAACTCCGTCGGGCCGAGATCGAGCTTGATCTCGCTGCCTTCCGCGTGCGCCGCGACGCGATGCGTCGCCGGGTCGAGTCGCAGCCCGTTGATCGACACGACGTCCTCGGTGAGCTGCGGCGCGCGACGGCGCAGCACCGCCTTGATCCGCGCCATCAGCTCCTTCGGCGAGAACGGCTTCGTCACGTAGTCATCCGCGCCGATCTCGAGGCCGAGCACCTTGTCCTGCTCGTCGCCGCGCGCGGTCAGCATGATGATCGGGATGTGCTTCGTGCGCTCGTTGTTGCGCAGATCGCGCGCGAACGCGATGCCGGACTTGCCAGGCAGCATCCAGTCGAGCAGCACCAGATCGGGCAGCACGTCGCTGATCAGGCTCTGCGCCTGTTCGGCGTTGTATGCGCGAATCGGGCAATGTCCCGCATGCTGGAGGTTCACCGAAATCAATTCGGAAATCGCGGGCTCATCTTCGATGACGAGAATGTTGCTGGGCATCGGCACCTCGGTCCGTCCTTGACGTCAGAGTTAACTATTGGCTTCGCGATCGAGCGTGTCGCGCGGCTGGTGCCGCACGTCGGTGCCCTTCACGATGTAGATGATGAATTCGGCGATGTTCTTCGCATGGTCGCCGATCCGCTCGATCGCCTTCGCGATGAACAGATAATCGAGACCGACCGAGATCGTCCGCGGATCTTCCTGCATGTACGACACGAGCTTGCGCACGAACGCGCGGAATTCCTGGTCGATCTCCTTGTCGTCCTTGACGATCTGCGCGGCGGAAACCGTGTCGAGACGCGCGAACGCGTCGAGCGCGCGGCGCAGGATCGTCACGGCCATCTCGCCCGACACCTTGATCTCGGCGATGTTCACGGCGCGTGCGGCGGGCTCGTCGACGAGACGACGCACGCGCTTCGCGATCTTCTCGGCCTCGTCGCCCGCGCGCTCGAGGTTCGTGATCGTCTTCGAGATCGACATCAGCAGGCGCAGGTCGCGCGCGGCCGGCTGGCGGCGCGCGATGATGTTGCCGCACTCCTCGTCGATCTCGACTTCCATGTGATTGAGGCGCTCTTCCGCTTCGATCACGCGCTCGGCCGCCGCGCGGTCGAATTCGTTGAGCGCATGCATCGCCTCGGTGATCTGCGCCTCGACGAGGCCGCCCATTTCGAGCACCTTCGACGACACCGCGTTGAGATCGGCGTCGAACTGGCTCGACAGATGTTTATCCGACATTGTTGCTCTCCGTCATCCGGTCAGCCGAAGCGGCCCGTGATGTAGTCTTCCGTTTCCTTGCGCGTCGGCTTGATGAAGATCTTTTCCGTTTCGCCGAATTCGATCAGCTCACCGAGATACATGTACGCGGTGTAGTCCGAGCAGCGCGCCGCCTGCTGCATGTTGTGCGTGACGATCACGACCGTGTAGTCGCTCTTCAGCTCCGCGATCAGTTCCTCGATGCGCCCCGTCGAGATCGGATCGAGCGCCGAGCACGGCTCGTCGAGCAGCAGCACTTCGGGCCGGATCGCGATCCCGCGCGCGATGCAAAGACGCTGCTGCTGGCCGCCCGACAGGCCGTAGCCGCTCTGGCTCAGCTTGTCCTTCACCTCGTTCCAGAGCGCCGCCTTCGTGAGCGCCCATTCGACGCGGTCGTCCATTTCCGAGCGCGTGAGCCGCTCGAACATCTTCACTCCGAACGCGATGTTGTCGTAGATCGACATCGGGAATGGCGTCGGCTTCTGGAACACCATGCCGATCCGCGCGCGCAGCAGCGAGATGTCGAGCTTCGACTGAAGCAGGTTCTCGCCGTCCATCAGGATCTCGCCTTCGGCGCGCTGCTCCGGATAGAGCGCGTACATCTTGTTGAACGTGCGCAGGAGCGTCGACTTGCCGCAGCCCGACGGGCCGATGAAGGCCGTCACCTTGCCTTCGGGAATGCGCAGGTTGATGTTCTTCAGCGCGTGGAACTTGCTGTAGAAGAAGTTCAGATTATTGACTTCGATCTTCGGGTTCAGCGGCGCGAGCGGATGCTGCCCCGTCGCCGTGCCGACACCGGCCGGCGCCGCGGCGCGATGAGAAGGATCGAGGTGGCTTTCTGCCATGTTCATCGGATTGCTCCGCCGTTACTTTTTCGAGAAGACCGAGCGCGCGAGGATGTTGAGTCCCAGCACCCCGAGCGTAATCAGGAACACGCCCGCCCATGCGAGCGACTGCCATTCGGCGAACGGGCTCATCGCGAACTTGAAGATCGTAACGGGCAGGTTCGCAATCGGCTGGTTCATGTCGACCGAGAAGAACTGGTTCGACAGCGCGGTGAAGAGAAGCGGCGCGGTTTCGCCGGCGATCCGCGCGACCGCGAGCAGCACGCCCGTGATGATCCCGCCCACCGACGCGCGCAGCGTGATCTTCAGGATCATCCGCCACTTCGGCGTGCCGAGCGCGAACGCAGCCTCGCGCAGCGCGTTCGGCACGAGCTTCAGCATGTTCTCCGTCGTGCGGATCACGATCGGAATCTGCAGGAGCGCGAGCGAAATCACGCCGGCCCAGCCGCTGAAGTGGCCAAGCTTCGCGACGACGAGCGCGTAGACGAACAGACCGATGACGATCGACGGCGCCGACAGCAGGATGTCGTTGATGAAGCGCATCACGCTCGCGAGCCAGCTCTTCTGGCCGTACTCGGCGAGATAGACGCCCGCAAGGATGCCGATCGGCGTGCCGACGAACGTCGCGAGCGCGATGAGCAGCACGCTGCCGACGATCGCGTTCGCGAGGCCGCCGCCCGCCGTGTTCGGCGGCGGCGTCGATTCGGTGAAGAGCGAAAGCGATAATCCGCCGATCCCGAGATGCAGCGTCGTGTAGAGAATCCAGACGAGCCAGAGCAGGCCGAACGCCATCGCGGCGAGCGACGCGGTCAGCGCGATCACGTTGATCGCCTTGCGGCGGCGCTGCAGGCGCGCGCGCATCGCGTCGAGCACGGCGCCGTCGGGGCCCGGCATGTTGAGGACGGGCGAGCTCATTTACGGCCCTCCCCGCGTTCGAGGCGCAGCAGCATCAGCTTCGAGATCGCGAGCACGATGAACGTGATGACGAACAGAATGAGGCCGAGCTCCATCAGCGCAGATGTATGCAAGCCCGGCGACGCTTCCGCGAACTCGTTCGCGAGCGCCGACGTGATGCTGTTGCCGGGCGAATACAGCGACACGTTGTCGAGCAGGTTCGTATTGCCGATCACGAAAGTCACGGCCATCGTTTCGCCGAGCGCGCGGCCGAGGCCGAGCATCACGCCGCCGATCACGCCTGTCTTCGTGTACGGCAGCACGATCTTCCACATCACTTCCCAGGTCGTGCAGCCGATCCCGTATGCGGACTCCTTCAGCAGCACGGGCGTCACCTCGAACACGTCGCGCATCACCGACGCGATGTACGGAATGATCATGATCGCGAGAATCACACCCGCGGACAGGATGCCGATGCCGATAGGCGGCCCCTGGAACAGCGCGCCGATGACCGGAATCGGCCCCAGCAGCGCGCCGATGGGCTTCTGGAAATAGGTCGCGAAAATCGGAGCGAACACGAGCAGCCCCCACATCCCGTAGACGATCGACGGGATCGCGGCGAGCAGCTCGATCGCGATGCCGAGCGGCCGGCGCAGCCAGACGGGCGAGAGCTCGGTGAGAAAGAGCGCGATGCCGAAGCTCACGGGCACTGCGATGACGAGTGCGATGATCGACGTGACGACGGTCCCGTAGATCGGCACGAGCGCGCCGTACGAATCGGAGTTGGGATCCCATTCGGAATGCCAAAGGAACGGGAGTCCGAATTTTTCGATGGTGGGCATCGACGCGACGATGAGCGACACGATGATGCCACCGAGGAGAAGTAGCGTCACGATTGCCGCGAGACGCGTGAGGCCGCCGAACAGGAGGTCGCCGTATCGGCTCGGCGCGCGCTGCTGCGACTGGCCGCCGGACCGGGTCGACGCGAGAGGAATATCAGACATGGGAGCCTGTTTTTCAGTGGCGGACGGCATGCGCCTCCCGCCGGTACCGCACACGCCGCCCGGCCTTGCAGCCGGGCGGCGAACCGCTATGACGTCGCCGCCAAGCTTATTCGGCGAGCGGCTTGCCGGCCGTGTCCGTCACCTTCACCTTCCACTGCTTGCGGATTTCCGTCTCGACCGACGCCGGCAGCGAGATGTAATCCAGATCGTCAGCCGCCTTCGCGCCGTTCTTGAACGCCCAGTCGAAGAACTTCAGCGTTTCCGCGCCTTGCGCCGGCTTGTCCTGCTTCACGTGCAGCAGCACGAACGTCGCGCCGACGACCGGCCACGCTTCCTTGCCCGGCTGGTTCGTCAGAATCTGGTAGAACGACTTCGACCAGTTCGCGCCCGCGGCAGCCGCCTTGAACGTCTCGGTCTTCGGCTCGACGACGTTGCCCGTCGAGTTCTTCAGGTCCGTGTAGACCATCTTGTTTTTCTTCGCATACGCCCACTCGACGTAGCCGATCGCGCCCGGCAAACGCTGCACGAATGCCGCGACGCCGTCGTTGCCCTTGCCGCCCGTACCCGTCGGCCAGTTGACGGTCGTGCCTTCGCCGACCTTCGACTTCCACTCTTCGTTGACCTTCGACAGGTAGTTCGTCCAGATGAAGCTCGTGCCCGAACCGTCCGCGCGGCGAACCACCGCGATGTCCGTGTCCGGCAGCTTGACCTTCGGGTTCAGCGCCGCGATCGCCGGATCGTTCCACTTCTTGATCTTGCCGAGATAGATGTCGCCGAGGACGGCCCCCGACAGCACGATCTCGCCCGCCTTCACGCCCGGCACGTTGATGACGGGCACGACGCCGCCCACCACCGTCGGGAACTGGAAGAGGCCTTCCTTCGCAAGCTCGTCATCCTTCAGAGGCGCATCCGAGCCGGCGAAATCGACCGTCTTCGCGATGATCTGCTTCAGGCCGCCCGACGAACCGATGCCTTGATAGTTGACCTTCGCGCCGCCCGACTGCTGATAGTCGGCTGCCCATTTCGTATAAATCGGCATCGCGAAGGTGCTGCCCGCGCCGGTGATGTCGGCGGCGTGTGCGGCGACCGCGAAAAGCGCGCCGGCAAGGCCGGCGAACGCGGTTTGCATCAATTTCATGAGACCTCCAGTGTGTGAGCGGATGACTACGGCACCGCGAAGATTAGGGGCTGCTCATGACAGTAATGTGACAATCGATGAACCTGCCGTGACAGTAACATGACTCGATTGAAAGGCGGCAATGCCCGCTGTCGGGGCTGTCGGCAGGCCTGTTCATGCCGCCTGTAAAGCGTAGTAAAAAATTCACGCGAAGGAAAAGCCCGACGTTGGCGAGAGATGTCGGATGTTGAATCGACAGGTCGGAGGATCGGTGCGCCAGCGCCTTTATGTTTAGTCGAACGAATTCGCGCGGCGCACCGGAGCACGGCGGGGCTGCCGACCCGATAGGATCGGCGGCCCCGCACAACGCAGTCGGATTCGAGCGAGGCTTCGACCCCGAGTCGGCTGAGTCGACTCCGGCCGCCAGCGCTGCGCGCTTACGCCGTCACCTGCTTGACCGCGTCGGCAATCGCCTCCGCGTGGCGATTCGCGTCCGCGGCCTGCCGCGCCTCGACCATCACCCGGAGTACGGGCTCCGTGCCCGACGCGCGGATCAGCACCCGCCCGCTGCCCGCGAGCGCCTGCTCGGCGGAATCGATCGCGCGCCGGATCGCGTCGCTGCCCTTCCAGTCCGCGCCCGGCTTCATCCGGACGTTGATCAGCTTCTGCGGGAACAGCGTGACGCCCTCGAGCACCTGCGCGAGCGTCTTGCCGCTGCGCTTCAGCGCCGCGAGCACGAGGAGCGCCGACACGATCCCGTCGCCCGTCGAATGGCGATCGAGCGACAAGATATGACCCGAGCCCTCGGCGCCCAGCTGCCAGCCGCGCTCGCGCAGCTGCTCGAGCACGTAGCGATCGCCGACCGCCGCCCGTACGAACTGCACGCCCGCTTCTTTCAGCGCGACTTCGACGGCGAGATTCGTCATCAGCGTTCCCACCGCCCCCTTGACTTGACCGTTAGTTGCAATGCGATCCTTGACGAGCACATACAGCAGCTCGTCGCCGTTGTATAGCCGGCCGGTATGATCGACGACGAGCAAACGGTCCGCATCGCCATCGAGCGCGATGCCGAGATCCGCGTGATTCGCCCGCACCGCGCGCATCAGCGCGTCGGGCGCCGTCGCGCCGACGCCGTCATTGATGTTGAAGCCGTTCGGCGCGACGCCGATCGGAATCACGTCCGCCCCGAGCTCGTGAAACACGTGCGGCGCGACCTGGTATGCAGCGCCGTGCGCGCAATCGACGACGAGCTTCATCCCACGCAGGTCGAACGCGGCCGGAAACGTGCTCTTGCAGAACTCGATGTAGCGGCCGGCCGCGTCGTCGAGACGCCGCGCCTTGCCGAGCCCGTCCGACGGTGCGCAGTCGAGCGGCTTGTCGAGCCATGCTTCGATCGCCGCCTCGGTTTCGTCCGGAAGCTTGTTGCCGTCCGCCGAGAAGAACTTGATGCCGTTGTCGTGATACGGGTTGTGCGACGCGCTGATCACGACGCCCGCCGACAGCCGCAGCGCGCGCGTCAGATACGCGACACCCGGCGTCGGCATCGGGCCGGCAAGCATCACGTCGACGCCCGCCGCCGAAAAACCGGCCTCGAGCGCGGCTTCGAGCATGTAGCCGGACACCCGCGTATCCTTGCCGATCAGCACGGTCGGACGCGCGCCCGACGCAGCGCGCCCCGGTGCGCTCGCGAGCACCTTACCCGCCGCGTAGCCGAGCCGCAACACGAAATCGGGCGTGATCGGCGCCTCGCCGACCTTGCCGCGAATGCCATCCGTGCCGAAATAACGACGTCCCATGTAGAACCTTCCTCCTTGTTTCGACTTATGCTAGCCGCGCGGCATCGCGCACGGCGCTCCATACTTTCAGTGCATCGACGGTCGCCGCGACGTCATGCACGCGCACGATCGCCGCGCCCCGCTCGGCCGCGCAGACCGCCGCGGCAGCGCTCGCCGCAACGCGCTCGGGTGCCGGCTTGCCGATCAGCACGCCCAGCATCGATTTGCGCGACATGCCGGCAAGAATCGGATACGCGCGCCCATCGGGCCGGACGGGCGCCGTCTCCGGCAAATGCGCGAGCAGCGCATAGTTGTGTTCTATCACCGACTTGCCAAAACCGAACCCCGGATCGACGCTGATACGCCGAGGATCGACGCCTGCCCGCACGAGCGCATCGGCCCGCTCGGCGAGAAACGCGCGCACGTCGGCAACGACGTCTCGATAGTCGGGCTCATGCACCTGCATCGTCTGCGGCTCGCCCAGCATATGCATCACGCAAAGGCCACACGCGCTGTCGCGCACGGCTTCGATCGCGCCCGGCTGGCGCAGGCCCCAGATATCGTTGATCAGATCGGCGCCCGCCGCGAGCGACGCGCGCATCACGGCCGGCTTGTACGTGTCGATCGACAGTGGCACGTTCATGCCGCGCAGCGCCTCGACGAGCGGAATCACGCGCTCGAGTTCCTCGTCGAGCGGCACGGGCGGCGCGCCGGGGCGCGTCGATTCGCCGCCGATGTCGACGATATCGGCGCCTTCGGCGACCATCTGCTCCGCCTGCGCGAGTGCGGCGTCACGGGCAACGTAGCGGCCGCCGTCGGAGAACGAGTCGGGCGTGACGTTGAGAATGCCCATCACGAGCGGCCGCTCGAAGGTCAATGTGAAACGGCCGCATTGCAACGGTTCGGGAACGGAAAAAGCGGGATCGGGATTGGGCACGAGCGGAGCGTCGGATCGAACGCGATGGAAAAGCGCCAAACAAGAATGCAAAACG harbors:
- the phoR gene encoding phosphate regulon sensor histidine kinase PhoR produces the protein MNIIWARFMVSLVLLAFVSVAIGVFAGPVPGFAFALVMLVAQGFFSTFHTQRLWRLLDAPVYGEVPSAPGIWGEIYYRLHKLAKQWHAQVRQVEQQHSRFIQAIQASPNGVAMLDDRDQIEWCNAIAEVHFGLDAKRDLRQHVTHLVRHPDFVRYLNGQHYDETLVMRGMGGNRQNVLAVQVFPYGENRKLLLTQDITELERTDAMRRDFVANVSHELKTPLTVLSGFLETMRELPLSDDERARYLELMEQQALRMRSIVTDLLVLAKLEGEGKPPADRAVDMRTVLDHLKDDAQTLSNGYHEISFKVDETLAVTGAQTEIFSALGNLVTNAIRYTPEGGKIRVEWRRDGAQAVFSVMDSGLGIPAADLPRLTERFYRVDRSRSRDTGGTGLGLAIVKHVLQRHDAQLTVQSEEGRGSTFTARFPAHRTISRRHAA
- the phoB gene encoding phosphate regulon transcriptional regulator PhoB, with the translated sequence MPSNILVIEDEPAISELISVNLQHAGHCPIRAYNAEQAQSLISDVLPDLVLLDWMLPGKSGIAFARDLRNNERTKHIPIIMLTARGDEQDKVLGLEIGADDYVTKPFSPKELMARIKAVLRRRAPQLTEDVVSINGLRLDPATHRVAAHAEGSEIKLDLGPTEFRLLHFFMTHPERVHSRTQLLDQVWGDHVFVEERTVDVHIKRLRAALKPAGCDAMIETVRGSGYRLAKHA
- the phoU gene encoding phosphate signaling complex protein PhoU, whose translation is MSDKHLSSQFDADLNAVSSKVLEMGGLVEAQITEAMHALNEFDRAAAERVIEAEERLNHMEVEIDEECGNIIARRQPAARDLRLLMSISKTITNLERAGDEAEKIAKRVRRLVDEPAARAVNIAEIKVSGEMAVTILRRALDAFARLDTVSAAQIVKDDKEIDQEFRAFVRKLVSYMQEDPRTISVGLDYLFIAKAIERIGDHAKNIAEFIIYIVKGTDVRHQPRDTLDREANS
- the pstB gene encoding phosphate ABC transporter ATP-binding protein PstB; translated protein: MNMAESHLDPSHRAAAPAGVGTATGQHPLAPLNPKIEVNNLNFFYSKFHALKNINLRIPEGKVTAFIGPSGCGKSTLLRTFNKMYALYPEQRAEGEILMDGENLLQSKLDISLLRARIGMVFQKPTPFPMSIYDNIAFGVKMFERLTRSEMDDRVEWALTKAALWNEVKDKLSQSGYGLSGGQQQRLCIARGIAIRPEVLLLDEPCSALDPISTGRIEELIAELKSDYTVVIVTHNMQQAARCSDYTAYMYLGELIEFGETEKIFIKPTRKETEDYITGRFG
- the pstA gene encoding phosphate ABC transporter permease PstA → MSSPVLNMPGPDGAVLDAMRARLQRRRKAINVIALTASLAAMAFGLLWLVWILYTTLHLGIGGLSLSLFTESTPPPNTAGGGLANAIVGSVLLIALATFVGTPIGILAGVYLAEYGQKSWLASVMRFINDILLSAPSIVIGLFVYALVVAKLGHFSGWAGVISLALLQIPIVIRTTENMLKLVPNALREAAFALGTPKWRMILKITLRASVGGIITGVLLAVARIAGETAPLLFTALSNQFFSVDMNQPIANLPVTIFKFAMSPFAEWQSLAWAGVFLITLGVLGLNILARSVFSKK
- the pstC gene encoding phosphate ABC transporter permease PstC, whose product is MSDIPLASTRSGGQSQQRAPSRYGDLLFGGLTRLAAIVTLLLLGGIIVSLIVASMPTIEKFGLPFLWHSEWDPNSDSYGALVPIYGTVVTSIIALVIAVPVSFGIALFLTELSPVWLRRPLGIAIELLAAIPSIVYGMWGLLVFAPIFATYFQKPIGALLGPIPVIGALFQGPPIGIGILSAGVILAIMIIPYIASVMRDVFEVTPVLLKESAYGIGCTTWEVMWKIVLPYTKTGVIGGVMLGLGRALGETMAVTFVIGNTNLLDNVSLYSPGNSITSALANEFAEASPGLHTSALMELGLILFVITFIVLAISKLMLLRLERGEGRK
- the pstS gene encoding phosphate ABC transporter substrate-binding protein PstS translates to MKLMQTAFAGLAGALFAVAAHAADITGAGSTFAMPIYTKWAADYQQSGGAKVNYQGIGSSGGLKQIIAKTVDFAGSDAPLKDDELAKEGLFQFPTVVGGVVPVINVPGVKAGEIVLSGAVLGDIYLGKIKKWNDPAIAALNPKVKLPDTDIAVVRRADGSGTSFIWTNYLSKVNEEWKSKVGEGTTVNWPTGTGGKGNDGVAAFVQRLPGAIGYVEWAYAKKNKMVYTDLKNSTGNVVEPKTETFKAAAAGANWSKSFYQILTNQPGKEAWPVVGATFVLLHVKQDKPAQGAETLKFFDWAFKNGAKAADDLDYISLPASVETEIRKQWKVKVTDTAGKPLAE
- the glmM gene encoding phosphoglucosamine mutase — its product is MGRRYFGTDGIRGKVGEAPITPDFVLRLGYAAGKVLASAPGRAASGARPTVLIGKDTRVSGYMLEAALEAGFSAAGVDVMLAGPMPTPGVAYLTRALRLSAGVVISASHNPYHDNGIKFFSADGNKLPDETEAAIEAWLDKPLDCAPSDGLGKARRLDDAAGRYIEFCKSTFPAAFDLRGMKLVVDCAHGAAYQVAPHVFHELGADVIPIGVAPNGFNINDGVGATAPDALMRAVRANHADLGIALDGDADRLLVVDHTGRLYNGDELLYVLVKDRIATNGQVKGAVGTLMTNLAVEVALKEAGVQFVRAAVGDRYVLEQLRERGWQLGAEGSGHILSLDRHSTGDGIVSALLVLAALKRSGKTLAQVLEGVTLFPQKLINVRMKPGADWKGSDAIRRAIDSAEQALAGSGRVLIRASGTEPVLRVMVEARQAADANRHAEAIADAVKQVTA
- the folP gene encoding dihydropteroate synthase; this translates as MGILNVTPDSFSDGGRYVARDAALAQAEQMVAEGADIVDIGGESTRPGAPPVPLDEELERVIPLVEALRGMNVPLSIDTYKPAVMRASLAAGADLINDIWGLRQPGAIEAVRDSACGLCVMHMLGEPQTMQVHEPDYRDVVADVRAFLAERADALVRAGVDPRRISVDPGFGFGKSVIEHNYALLAHLPETAPVRPDGRAYPILAGMSRKSMLGVLIGKPAPERVAASAAAAVCAAERGAAIVRVHDVAATVDALKVWSAVRDAARLA